The following proteins come from a genomic window of Novosphingobium aromaticivorans DSM 12444:
- a CDS encoding acyltransferase family protein translates to MTATGDGQPRIVSVQMLRFVAAFAVLAFHAEIFAYYLGQFRGVNLERPGFLAAGGAGVDLFFAISGFVMVVSMQPVFGRTGARRHFLVRRIVRIVPLYWAATLGLVAWRMRFAVPPDLASTLSALAFIPHPLETAHGRMVPPIEAGWTLNFEMLFYALFAGCLASGARSTVLRVGAALALGVLAGALLPLPQPLAFWTDPMVLEFAGGMALALVYHAGTRLPVPVRLAMAGAALALILPDHAGLLPDFPAWKRLLTWGVAGWLLLAATVLGPFTLPAPGLWRLGGDISYAVYIVHMPLMEVVQTVWRHFRWPYGALGEAVFVTGTMAGSLVAGLVLHRWLEKPVGRWLRAVAEPRSG, encoded by the coding sequence ATGACGGCAACGGGCGACGGGCAGCCCCGAATCGTATCGGTGCAGATGCTGCGTTTCGTCGCGGCCTTCGCGGTCCTCGCGTTCCATGCAGAGATATTCGCCTATTATCTCGGCCAGTTCCGTGGCGTGAACCTGGAAAGGCCGGGCTTCCTCGCGGCGGGCGGGGCGGGGGTCGATCTCTTCTTCGCCATATCCGGTTTCGTCATGGTCGTTTCGATGCAGCCCGTCTTCGGCCGGACCGGGGCCCGCCGCCATTTCCTCGTCCGCCGGATCGTCCGCATCGTGCCGCTCTACTGGGCCGCGACGCTGGGCCTCGTCGCCTGGCGTATGCGCTTCGCCGTCCCGCCGGATCTTGCCTCGACGCTCAGCGCGCTGGCCTTCATTCCCCATCCGCTCGAGACCGCCCACGGACGCATGGTGCCGCCGATCGAAGCCGGCTGGACGCTCAACTTCGAGATGCTGTTCTACGCGCTCTTCGCCGGATGCCTCGCCTCGGGGGCGCGTTCGACGGTACTTCGTGTCGGCGCCGCGCTGGCGCTCGGGGTGCTGGCCGGAGCTCTCCTCCCGCTGCCGCAGCCGCTGGCGTTCTGGACCGATCCGATGGTCCTCGAATTCGCTGGCGGAATGGCGCTCGCGCTTGTCTACCACGCCGGCACGCGCCTGCCGGTGCCTGTCCGGCTGGCGATGGCGGGCGCGGCACTGGCGTTGATCCTTCCCGACCACGCGGGCCTACTGCCGGATTTTCCGGCATGGAAGCGGCTGCTGACCTGGGGCGTCGCCGGCTGGCTCCTTCTCGCCGCGACCGTCCTCGGCCCGTTCACCTTGCCCGCGCCCGGCCTTTGGCGGCTCGGGGGCGACATCTCCTACGCGGTCTACATTGTCCACATGCCGCTGATGGAAGTGGTCCAGACGGTCTGGCGGCATTTCCGCTGGCCATATGGAGCGCTGGGCGAGGCGGTCTTCGTCACCGGCACGATGGCGGGCTCGCTCGTCGCGGGCCTGGTACTCCACCGCTGGCTGGAAAAGCCCGTCGGTCGATGGCTGCGCGCCGTGGCGGAGCCGCGAAGTGGCTGA
- a CDS encoding ABC transporter ATP-binding protein: MTSTIAPVIAASALTLSLGTGEARVEILRGIDLAVLPGETLALLGPSGSGKSSLLAILSGLERATGGTLSVAGEDFTALDEDGLAAARRGRIGIVLQAFHLLPTMTALENVATPLELAGVTDAMARAEAELVAVGLGHRLNHYPAQLSGGEQQRVAIARALAPKPAILFADEPTGNLDHATGEAVADLLFARAEEAGATFIMVTHDEALAARCRRIVRLADGRIASDVAA; encoded by the coding sequence GTGACAAGCACCATAGCACCGGTAATCGCCGCATCCGCCCTTACCCTTTCGCTCGGCACCGGGGAGGCGCGGGTCGAAATCCTGCGCGGTATCGACCTTGCCGTGCTGCCGGGCGAAACGCTGGCGCTGCTGGGACCTTCGGGATCGGGCAAGTCGAGCCTGCTGGCTATACTTTCGGGACTGGAGCGGGCCACGGGCGGAACGCTGTCGGTTGCAGGGGAAGATTTCACCGCGCTTGACGAGGATGGTCTTGCGGCGGCGCGGCGCGGGCGGATCGGGATCGTGTTGCAGGCCTTCCACCTGCTGCCGACGATGACCGCGCTGGAGAACGTGGCGACCCCGCTGGAACTGGCGGGCGTGACCGACGCGATGGCGCGGGCAGAGGCGGAACTGGTGGCGGTCGGGCTCGGGCACCGGCTGAACCACTATCCCGCCCAGCTTTCGGGCGGCGAACAGCAGCGCGTGGCGATTGCCCGCGCGCTGGCGCCCAAGCCCGCGATCCTGTTTGCCGACGAGCCCACCGGGAACCTCGACCATGCTACCGGCGAGGCGGTTGCCGACCTCCTGTTCGCCCGCGCCGAAGAGGCGGGCGCGACGTTCATCATGGTGACGCACGACGAGGCGCTGGCCGCGCGTTGCCGCCGGATCGTGCGGCTGGCCGACGGCCGGATCGCCTCGGACGTGGCGGCATGA
- the pspA gene encoding phage shock protein PspA, with protein MADDLSPIRPERADGGRTTRLDAELDRLRSSTANGASGQNRPAFTSGVNLMGIFSRTRDIIAANFNDLLDKADDPAKMIRMIIMEMEETLVEVRASAARTIADQKEMGRHVSRLERLQADWSEKAQLALSKDREDLARAALVEKKKAADMADQLKVEIAVLDDAMRAYEQDIEKLQTRLREARSRQTAIAARLESAENRVRLRSLLASERVDEAMARFDQLERRVDYAEGRADALSLADGSAKPSLADEIAALAGQDKIDEELEAMKRQLGKEA; from the coding sequence ATGGCTGACGACCTCTCTCCGATCCGCCCGGAACGAGCCGATGGTGGTCGCACCACCCGGCTCGACGCCGAGCTTGATCGGCTGCGCTCTTCGACTGCAAATGGTGCGTCCGGCCAGAACCGGCCCGCTTTCACTTCCGGAGTAAACCTGATGGGCATCTTTTCGCGTACCCGCGATATCATTGCCGCCAATTTCAATGACTTGCTCGACAAGGCCGATGATCCGGCGAAGATGATCCGGATGATCATCATGGAGATGGAGGAGACGCTGGTCGAAGTCCGTGCCTCGGCGGCGCGCACCATCGCCGACCAGAAGGAAATGGGCCGCCACGTGTCCCGGCTGGAACGCCTCCAGGCCGACTGGTCCGAAAAGGCCCAGCTCGCCCTGTCGAAGGACCGCGAGGACCTTGCCCGCGCCGCTCTCGTCGAAAAGAAGAAAGCCGCCGACATGGCCGACCAGCTCAAGGTCGAGATTGCCGTCCTCGACGATGCGATGCGCGCCTACGAGCAGGACATCGAAAAGCTCCAGACCCGCCTGCGCGAGGCCCGCAGCCGCCAGACCGCCATCGCCGCGCGCCTCGAAAGCGCCGAGAACCGCGTCCGCCTGCGCAGCTTGCTTGCCAGCGAGCGTGTCGATGAAGCGATGGCCCGTTTCGACCAGCTCGAACGCCGCGTCGATTATGCCGAAGGCCGCGCCGACGCGCTCAGCCTCGCCGACGGCAGCGCCAAGCCCAGCCTCGCGGACGAGATCGCCGCGCTCGCCGGGCAGGACAAGATCGACGAGGAACTCGAAGCGATGAAGCGCCAGCTCGGAAAGGAAGCCTGA
- the pspB gene encoding envelope stress response membrane protein PspB encodes MEDVVAIAAIFLGLPWIIFHYITKWKTAATLTNGDEALLEELYQLARRLDERMDTVERLVAADNPDFKPSRIMHDRETDNQKLRELDRMFAEQGRTVK; translated from the coding sequence ATGGAAGACGTTGTTGCGATCGCCGCGATTTTTCTCGGCCTGCCGTGGATCATCTTCCACTACATCACCAAGTGGAAGACCGCCGCCACCCTGACGAACGGGGACGAGGCGCTGCTCGAGGAGCTTTACCAGCTCGCCCGCCGCCTCGACGAACGCATGGACACTGTCGAGCGCCTCGTTGCCGCCGACAATCCCGATTTCAAGCCGTCGCGCATCATGCACGACCGCGAAACCGACAACCAGAAACTGCGCGAACTCGACCGGATGTTCGCCGAACAGGGGAGGACCGTGAAGTGA
- the pspC gene encoding envelope stress response membrane protein PspC, protein MNSPRTRFYRDKVNGKFMGVCAGVADYTGVDVLWVRLGFLVLAFSMGWPFLVYFALGILAPKKPGNLYGDRQEQKFWQGVRQSPARTAREVRAHFRDIDRRLADVESFYVSSNPRLSAEIEKLR, encoded by the coding sequence GTGAACAGCCCGCGCACCCGCTTCTATCGCGACAAGGTCAATGGCAAGTTCATGGGCGTATGCGCCGGGGTTGCCGACTACACCGGGGTCGACGTCCTCTGGGTCCGTCTCGGCTTCCTCGTCCTTGCCTTCTCGATGGGCTGGCCCTTCCTGGTCTACTTCGCGCTCGGCATTCTCGCGCCGAAGAAGCCCGGCAACCTCTACGGTGACCGGCAGGAGCAGAAGTTCTGGCAGGGCGTGCGCCAGTCGCCTGCCCGCACTGCCCGCGAAGTCCGCGCCCATTTCCGCGACATCGACCGCCGCCTGGCCGACGTCGAGAGCTTCTATGTAAGCTCGAACCCGCGCCTTTCCGCCGAAATCGAGAAGCTGCGCTGA
- a CDS encoding ABC transporter permease — protein MNLSWRAAWAIARRGLDWRFKGLRLLLVCLVLGTAALSAIGTLTGAIERELSTRGREMLGADLEFTLAAREPAPDELAAIGMLGELSQGARLQAMAVKVAPSTSQTATPVELKAVDDRWPLYGQFELEGGRTAGAPQGMAAWIAPGVADRLDVKVGDRLRVGEAVLSVAGIIGKEPDRLAEGFSLGPTVIVSKAALDASRLVQPGSMVRTKLRLKLPAGADAVALGESIKARFPLAGYEVRTREKASPGLDRFVSRMGQFLVLVALAALAIAGIGIGNGVNSYLEARRGSIATLKILGASSGDIARIYLLQLAAASSLAILAGLAVGVSVTPLLGKALEGLLPIEAGFVLDWGALAIAAAYGALIALTFAAPPLARARAFPAMALMRARVSPLSGGWRGAVLPVALGLGGIAALAVLTAPQKLLAAGFLGGAAGLFLLLSALGWGLTRGAARIPRPRGAIARMALANLYRPGAQTSALVVALGFGLAAFVLLAGVQTSLDGNIARRVPNRAPDYFVLDLPQDKVGAFEGVVKEAAPGAVLRMVPALRGTIVAYGAENAMTRVADLKEIPDNAWPLRGDRGLTYSSEVPEGNVLTEGAWWPTDYAGEPLVSVDDDLREALGLKLGDRIAVSVLGVERSARIASFRRIDWDSMGFNYVLVFSPNTLADAPHNLAATISLPGQSKTAGVRRAILGGLVKALPSSSVIEIGPVLGQAREILSQMGTAILAAASVAILAGMAVLTGAIAAARERKTYDNVILRVLGASRRQLLVLLVAEYGLLSALLAGVALVLGTGVAWGVIVWLFEFDWLPDWTRILGVLAAGVALVMVLAVAGSIGLLRTRPAQVLREL, from the coding sequence ATGAACCTTTCGTGGCGCGCCGCATGGGCCATCGCGCGGCGCGGTCTCGACTGGCGCTTCAAGGGGCTGCGCCTGCTGCTGGTGTGCCTCGTGCTGGGAACCGCCGCGCTTTCCGCCATCGGCACGCTGACAGGTGCGATCGAACGCGAGCTATCGACACGCGGGCGCGAGATGCTGGGCGCGGACCTTGAGTTCACGCTGGCGGCGCGCGAACCCGCGCCCGACGAACTGGCCGCGATCGGGATGCTTGGCGAGCTTTCGCAAGGCGCACGGTTGCAGGCGATGGCGGTCAAGGTTGCGCCATCGACCTCGCAGACGGCCACGCCGGTCGAACTCAAGGCGGTGGACGACAGGTGGCCGCTCTACGGGCAATTCGAGCTGGAGGGCGGCAGGACGGCAGGGGCGCCGCAGGGCATGGCGGCATGGATCGCGCCCGGCGTGGCCGACCGGCTGGACGTGAAAGTGGGCGACCGGTTGCGCGTGGGCGAAGCCGTGCTGAGCGTGGCCGGGATCATCGGAAAGGAGCCGGATCGGTTGGCGGAGGGCTTCTCGCTCGGCCCGACGGTGATCGTCAGCAAGGCGGCGCTAGATGCCTCGCGGCTGGTGCAGCCGGGATCGATGGTGCGGACCAAGCTGCGCCTGAAGCTGCCCGCCGGGGCCGATGCGGTGGCTCTGGGCGAGAGCATCAAGGCGCGGTTCCCGCTGGCCGGATACGAAGTGCGCACGCGCGAGAAGGCCTCGCCCGGGCTCGACCGGTTCGTTTCCCGCATGGGGCAGTTCCTCGTGCTGGTGGCGCTGGCGGCGCTGGCCATCGCCGGGATCGGGATCGGCAATGGCGTGAATTCCTACCTCGAGGCGCGGCGGGGCAGCATCGCGACGCTGAAGATACTTGGCGCGTCGAGCGGCGACATCGCGCGGATATACCTGCTGCAACTGGCCGCCGCCTCGTCACTGGCGATCCTCGCCGGGCTGGCTGTCGGGGTGAGCGTGACGCCGCTGCTGGGCAAGGCGCTGGAAGGGTTGCTGCCGATCGAGGCCGGGTTCGTGCTCGACTGGGGAGCGCTCGCCATCGCGGCGGCCTATGGCGCGCTGATCGCGCTGACCTTTGCCGCCCCGCCGCTGGCGCGGGCGCGCGCCTTTCCGGCCATGGCGCTGATGCGCGCGCGGGTGAGCCCGCTTAGCGGCGGCTGGCGCGGCGCAGTGCTGCCGGTCGCGCTGGGCCTTGGCGGGATTGCCGCGCTGGCGGTGCTGACCGCGCCGCAGAAGCTGCTGGCCGCAGGATTCCTGGGCGGCGCGGCGGGTCTGTTCCTGCTACTCTCGGCATTGGGCTGGGGCCTGACGCGCGGGGCGGCGCGGATACCCCGGCCACGGGGCGCGATTGCGCGCATGGCACTGGCGAACCTCTACCGACCCGGCGCGCAGACTTCCGCGCTGGTCGTCGCGCTGGGGTTCGGCCTTGCGGCCTTCGTGCTGCTGGCAGGGGTGCAGACGAGCCTTGACGGCAATATCGCGCGGCGGGTGCCGAACCGCGCGCCCGACTACTTCGTGCTGGACCTGCCGCAGGACAAGGTCGGCGCGTTCGAGGGGGTGGTGAAGGAGGCGGCGCCCGGTGCGGTGCTGCGGATGGTGCCGGCGCTGCGCGGAACGATCGTCGCCTATGGCGCCGAGAACGCGATGACACGCGTGGCCGACCTCAAGGAGATACCGGACAACGCCTGGCCGCTGCGAGGCGACCGGGGCCTGACCTATTCGAGCGAGGTTCCGGAAGGCAATGTCCTGACCGAAGGCGCCTGGTGGCCGACGGACTATGCCGGCGAGCCGCTGGTGTCGGTCGACGACGACCTGCGCGAGGCGTTGGGGCTGAAACTGGGAGACAGGATCGCGGTTTCGGTGCTGGGCGTCGAGCGCAGCGCGCGCATTGCCTCGTTCCGGCGGATCGACTGGGATTCGATGGGCTTCAACTATGTGCTGGTGTTCAGTCCCAACACGCTGGCCGATGCGCCCCACAACCTTGCCGCGACGATCAGCCTGCCCGGGCAGTCCAAGACGGCAGGCGTGCGCCGCGCGATCCTTGGCGGCCTGGTCAAGGCCCTGCCGTCGAGTTCGGTGATCGAGATCGGGCCCGTGCTGGGCCAGGCGCGCGAGATCCTGTCGCAGATGGGGACGGCGATCCTGGCGGCGGCGAGCGTGGCTATCCTGGCCGGAATGGCGGTGCTGACGGGCGCCATCGCGGCCGCGCGCGAGCGCAAGACCTACGACAACGTGATCCTGCGCGTACTGGGCGCAAGCCGCCGGCAATTGCTGGTACTGCTGGTCGCCGAATACGGATTGCTCAGCGCGCTGCTGGCGGGAGTGGCGCTGGTGCTGGGCACGGGCGTGGCCTGGGGCGTGATCGTGTGGCTGTTCGAATTCGACTGGCTGCCGGAC
- the pspF gene encoding phage shock protein operon transcriptional activator, which produces MDREVQFIGQSGAFLDAVERASRAAPMRRPVLVIGERGTGKELIAERLHRLSTRWQEPLVTMNCAALPETLIEAELFGHEAGAFTGATRSRVGRFEEADRGTLFLDELGTLSMGAQERLLRAVEYGEVTRIGSSKPVRVDVRIVAATNEDLPRMAEQGRFRADLLDRLSFEVITLPPLRVREGDIAVLADYFGRRMAAELHWDAWPGFAPQTQRAMEEYPWPGNVRELRNAVERAVYRWDDWSTPIAHVQFDPFESPWKPTASTRADTAESESAPTPRSAGPHDFDGVSDLRAAVDAHERAIIEHHLGRNRYNQRQTAKALGLTYDQLRHCMKKHGLMERG; this is translated from the coding sequence ATGGATCGGGAAGTTCAGTTCATCGGCCAGTCCGGCGCATTCCTCGACGCGGTCGAGCGCGCCAGCCGCGCCGCGCCGATGCGCCGACCGGTCCTGGTGATCGGCGAGCGCGGGACCGGCAAGGAACTGATCGCCGAACGCCTCCACCGCCTGTCGACGCGCTGGCAGGAACCGCTGGTGACGATGAACTGCGCGGCCCTGCCCGAAACCCTGATCGAAGCCGAACTGTTCGGGCACGAGGCGGGCGCCTTCACCGGAGCGACGCGCTCGCGCGTGGGGCGCTTCGAGGAGGCCGACCGGGGCACGCTGTTCCTCGACGAGCTGGGCACGCTGTCGATGGGCGCGCAGGAGCGACTGCTGCGCGCGGTCGAATATGGCGAGGTCACGCGGATCGGATCGAGCAAGCCGGTCCGCGTCGACGTGCGCATCGTGGCGGCAACGAACGAGGACCTGCCCAGGATGGCCGAGCAGGGCAGGTTCCGCGCGGACCTGCTCGACCGGCTGAGCTTCGAGGTCATTACCCTGCCCCCGCTGCGCGTGCGCGAGGGGGACATCGCGGTGCTGGCCGACTACTTCGGGCGGCGCATGGCGGCGGAACTGCATTGGGATGCCTGGCCGGGCTTCGCGCCGCAGACGCAGAGGGCGATGGAAGAATACCCCTGGCCCGGCAACGTGCGCGAGCTGCGCAACGCGGTCGAGCGTGCAGTCTATCGCTGGGACGACTGGAGCACCCCCATCGCCCACGTGCAGTTCGACCCGTTCGAGAGTCCGTGGAAGCCGACGGCATCGACGCGGGCGGACACGGCGGAAAGCGAAAGCGCGCCCACGCCGCGCAGCGCAGGCCCGCATGACTTCGACGGCGTCAGCGACCTTCGCGCCGCAGTTGACGCACACGAGCGGGCGATCATCGAGCATCACCTGGGCCGCAACCGCTACAACCAGCGGCAGACCGCCAAGGCGCTGGGACTGACCTACGACCAGCTTCGCCATTGCATGAAAAAGCACGGATTGATGGAGCGGGGTTGA
- a CDS encoding YbaN family protein, with translation MRRHLYLAGGILSVMFGAIGAFLPILPTVPFLLLATFCFARSNPAWEQRLLDHPRYGPPLRQWRERRAISRRAKKGALLAMGAGVLLTAVTAGWPWVLMPAAVLGVTGTWIWTRAE, from the coding sequence TTGCGCCGCCACCTCTATCTAGCGGGCGGAATCCTCAGCGTGATGTTCGGTGCGATTGGCGCGTTCCTGCCTATCCTTCCGACCGTCCCGTTCCTCCTCCTCGCCACGTTCTGCTTCGCGCGCTCCAATCCGGCCTGGGAGCAGCGCCTGCTCGATCACCCCCGTTATGGCCCGCCCTTGCGTCAGTGGCGCGAACGGCGCGCGATCTCGCGCCGGGCGAAGAAGGGCGCGCTTCTCGCCATGGGGGCGGGCGTGCTCCTTACCGCCGTGACGGCCGGGTGGCCCTGGGTGCTCATGCCCGCCGCGGTCCTCGGCGTGACCGGCACATGGATCTGGACCCGCGCCGAATGA
- a CDS encoding arylesterase, producing MRRLALIAAILVAACSPEKNPDAQPTAAAQVSAPVPAGAPVILAFGDSLYAGYRLNPGEGYPPRLEAALNAAGTPARVVNAGVSGDTTAAALQRLAFTLDNQPAKPVLALVGLGGNDMLRGLPPEQTRDNLDAILTEFDKRGIPVVLTGMLAAPNLGADYARKFNPIWPELAKKHKAALVPFFLQPVIGNKALMLDDNIHPNAQGVDRIVAATQAQVADALEAAIKP from the coding sequence ATGCGTCGACTTGCCCTGATTGCCGCCATTCTGGTCGCGGCCTGCTCTCCCGAGAAAAACCCAGATGCCCAGCCCACCGCCGCCGCGCAGGTTTCGGCCCCCGTGCCTGCTGGCGCGCCCGTGATCCTCGCGTTCGGCGACAGCCTCTATGCCGGCTATCGCCTCAACCCGGGTGAAGGCTATCCGCCGCGCCTCGAAGCGGCTCTCAACGCCGCCGGCACCCCTGCGCGCGTGGTCAATGCCGGCGTTTCGGGCGACACCACCGCCGCCGCGCTCCAGCGGCTCGCCTTCACGCTGGACAATCAGCCGGCAAAGCCCGTGCTCGCGCTTGTCGGCCTCGGCGGCAACGACATGCTGCGCGGGCTTCCCCCGGAACAGACGCGCGACAATCTCGATGCGATCCTGACCGAGTTCGACAAGCGCGGCATTCCCGTGGTGCTCACAGGCATGCTCGCCGCGCCCAACCTCGGCGCGGATTACGCGCGCAAGTTCAATCCCATCTGGCCTGAACTTGCAAAGAAGCACAAGGCGGCGCTGGTGCCCTTCTTCCTGCAACCGGTGATCGGCAACAAGGCGCTGATGCTGGACGACAATATCCACCCCAACGCGCAGGGCGTGGACAGGATCGTGGCTGCCACGCAGGCACAGGTGGCCGATGCACTGGAGGCGGCGATCAAGCCCTGA
- a CDS encoding SufE family protein, producing the protein MRSLEDILEEYEFLDGDERYRLLIELGRELEPMPEALKTDATLVRGCSASVWVYPTQAEGGRLHFLADSNAAITKGIVALVLAAVQDRPAAEVAQSDIAEALAPFDLKRQLSSNRTQGVPNMIALVREHAARIAATA; encoded by the coding sequence ATGCGCAGCCTTGAAGACATCCTCGAGGAGTACGAATTCCTCGACGGCGACGAACGCTACCGCCTGCTCATCGAGCTTGGCCGCGAGCTTGAGCCGATGCCCGAAGCCCTGAAGACCGACGCGACTCTGGTGCGCGGCTGTTCCGCAAGCGTCTGGGTCTATCCCACGCAGGCAGAGGGCGGGCGCCTCCACTTCCTGGCCGACAGCAATGCAGCGATCACCAAGGGCATCGTCGCGCTCGTCCTTGCCGCGGTCCAGGACCGGCCCGCCGCCGAAGTTGCGCAAAGCGACATCGCCGAAGCGCTCGCGCCGTTCGATCTCAAGCGGCAGCTGTCGTCCAACCGCACCCAGGGCGTGCCCAACATGATTGCGCTGGTGCGCGAGCACGCCGCGCGCATCGCGGCCACGGCCTGA
- a CDS encoding sterol desaturase family protein, which produces MGGAMQTLAAILIVLGTVLAMEFVAWSSHKYIMHGFGWGWHRDHHEPHEGFLEKNDLYAIVGAALSILMFALGSPMIMGADAWWPGTWIGLGVLFYGVIYTLVHDGLVHQRWFRWVPKRGYAKRLVQAHKLHHATIGKEGGVSFGFVFARDPAVLKQELRAQREAGIAVLREAVDG; this is translated from the coding sequence ATGGGCGGGGCCATGCAGACGCTTGCCGCGATCCTCATTGTCCTGGGCACGGTCCTCGCGATGGAATTCGTCGCGTGGTCGAGCCACAAGTACATCATGCACGGCTTCGGCTGGGGCTGGCACCGCGACCATCATGAGCCGCACGAAGGGTTTCTCGAGAAGAACGATCTCTACGCCATTGTCGGCGCGGCGCTTTCGATCCTGATGTTCGCGCTGGGCAGCCCGATGATCATGGGCGCGGATGCCTGGTGGCCGGGCACGTGGATCGGCCTGGGCGTCCTGTTCTATGGCGTGATCTATACGCTGGTGCATGACGGGCTGGTCCACCAGCGCTGGTTCCGATGGGTCCCGAAGCGCGGCTATGCCAAGCGGCTGGTCCAGGCGCACAAGCTTCACCACGCCACGATCGGCAAGGAAGGCGGCGTCAGTTTCGGCTTCGTCTTCGCGCGCGACCCTGCGGTGCTGAAGCAGGAACTGCGGGCCCAGCGCGAGGCAGGCATCGCCGTTCTGCGCGAGGCAGTGGACGGCTAG
- the recF gene encoding DNA replication/repair protein RecF (All proteins in this family for which functions are known are DNA-binding proteins that assist the filamentation of RecA onto DNA for the initiation of recombination or recombinational repair.), whose product MSLTRLTLRDFRNHAATRLEGMRAFNVLVGENGAGKTNVLEAISLLAPGRGLRRAQPAEMAGREGPGGFAIAAEMEDGAVQIGTATSPDAPGRRSVRINGVEGPAARLAEWLSITWLTPAMDRIFAESAGSRRRFLDRLVLARDPGHARNATRYETALRERNRLLGEVAEPDPLWLDGIEAQMAETGAAMAAARTELVADLSRVLETVPDQPFARPSLRYASEVPPDADGLRAMLREGRRRDRAAGRSLIGPHRDDLAVLLAAKNAPAADCSTGEQKAMLIAIVLAHAGLTAGERPRLLLLDEIAAHLDPVRRGALFERLATSGAQVWMTGTEMAPFAQIAGESAIWSVRDGAVFAQ is encoded by the coding sequence ATGTCCCTCACCCGCCTGACCTTGCGCGACTTTCGCAACCATGCCGCGACGCGGCTGGAGGGCATGCGCGCGTTCAACGTGCTGGTGGGCGAGAACGGCGCGGGCAAGACCAATGTGCTGGAGGCGATCAGCCTGCTGGCGCCGGGGCGCGGGCTACGGCGCGCGCAGCCAGCAGAGATGGCCGGGCGCGAGGGGCCAGGCGGTTTTGCCATAGCAGCCGAAATGGAAGATGGGGCGGTGCAGATCGGCACGGCGACATCTCCCGACGCGCCGGGCCGGCGGTCGGTGCGGATCAATGGCGTCGAAGGGCCCGCGGCACGGCTGGCCGAATGGCTTTCGATAACCTGGCTGACCCCGGCGATGGACCGGATTTTCGCGGAGAGCGCGGGTTCGCGGCGGCGCTTCCTTGACCGGCTGGTGCTGGCTCGCGACCCCGGACATGCGCGCAACGCGACCCGCTATGAAACGGCACTGCGCGAGCGGAACCGCCTGCTGGGCGAGGTTGCCGAGCCTGACCCGCTATGGCTGGACGGGATAGAGGCGCAGATGGCCGAAACCGGCGCAGCCATGGCGGCGGCGCGCACGGAACTGGTGGCGGACTTGTCGCGCGTGCTGGAAACCGTCCCCGATCAACCCTTTGCCCGACCATCGCTGCGCTATGCCAGCGAAGTACCGCCGGACGCCGACGGCTTGCGGGCCATGCTGCGCGAAGGGCGCCGGCGGGACCGGGCGGCAGGGCGTTCGCTGATCGGACCACATCGCGACGACCTGGCCGTCCTGCTCGCAGCGAAGAACGCCCCCGCCGCAGACTGTTCGACGGGGGAGCAGAAGGCGATGCTGATCGCCATCGTGCTGGCCCACGCCGGACTGACGGCCGGGGAGCGCCCGCGGCTGCTGCTGCTCGACGAGATTGCGGCGCACCTTGACCCGGTGCGGCGCGGCGCGCTGTTCGAACGGCTGGCGACGAGCGGCGCGCAAGTGTGGATGACCGGGACCGAGATGGCGCCTTTCGCGCAGATCGCGGGGGAAAGCGCGATCTGGTCTGTGCGCGACGGGGCCGTTTTCGCGCAGTAA